TTTCGGAAGTGATTTCGCGTCAGGAGTGCTATGCTCCTGACGGCACTCAGAACCCAACCGATTGAGGACTGTCTTGAACCTCGCAGCCTATTTCCCCGTCTTGTTGTTCCTCATTGTAGGCACTGGTTTAGGCGTAGCACTGGTCAGCATTGGCAAGATCCTTGGTCCCAATAAGCCTGACACCGAGAAAAACGCACCGTACGAGTGCGGCTTCGAAGCATTCGAAGATGCGCGCATGAAGTTCGATGTGCGCTATTACCTCGTCGCCATTCTCTTCATCATTTTCGATCTTGAAACCGCGTTCCTGTTCCCGTGGGGCGTTGCCTTGCGCGACATCGGCTGGCCCGGCTTCATGGCGATGATGATTTTCCTGCTCGAATTCCTGCTGGGCTTCGCCTATATCTGGAAGAAGGGCGGCCTCGACTG
This genomic stretch from Paraburkholderia dioscoreae harbors:
- a CDS encoding NADH-quinone oxidoreductase subunit A, with translation MNLAAYFPVLLFLIVGTGLGVALVSIGKILGPNKPDTEKNAPYECGFEAFEDARMKFDVRYYLVAILFIIFDLETAFLFPWGVALRDIGWPGFMAMMIFLLEFLLGFAYIWKKGGLDWE